A window of the Vicia villosa cultivar HV-30 ecotype Madison, WI unplaced genomic scaffold, Vvil1.0 ctg.004225F_1_1, whole genome shotgun sequence genome harbors these coding sequences:
- the LOC131641894 gene encoding uncharacterized protein LOC131641894, whose translation MIAFETFLALLIYGLVFFPNIDHFIDVNAIWIFLIGNPVPTLLGDAYHSIHHRTEKTDGCINCCTPLLYKWFISHLPQTRRFLDNPDGVRWSQKIMPLTNSNIIGYNSAYDIGGITYNPVLARRQFGYPMKDRPASIHVFKIFYHNRDGDLEMRKRFVRAWHHIDRKRHLGRKECVALKGYTDWVQARARVLKMPYLLEESSLPVVPPSSSVVLVEDKEEYQDGWLMEKDYQIRRQEAQLQQHGEKQKRQQEDLFSSSGQEDSVALKEAVNKLMVEKTHMKAFYEDELEKLHRKLHKGDGSSSDLFPFGP comes from the exons ATGATCGCTTTTGAGACTTTTCTAGCTTTACTCATCTATGGTCTGGTATTCTTTCCTAACATTGATCACTTTATCGATGTTAATGCCATTTGGATATTcctgattgggaatcctgtgcctactttgcttggggatgcTTACCATTCCATTCATCATAGGACCGAGAAGACAGATGGATGTATAAATTGTTGCACTCCTTtactctataagtggtttatttcgcacttacctcagactaGGAGATTTTTAGACAATCCGGATGGTGTTCGTTGGTCTCAGAAGATTATGCCTCTCACTAATAGTAACATCATTGGGTACAATTCTGCTTATGatattg gaggaatcacCTACAACCCTGTTCTTGCTAGGCGCCAGTTTGGGTATCCCATGAAAGATCGACCTGCTAGCATTCATGTGTTCAAAATCTTTTATCATAATAGGGATGGAGATTTGGAAATGAGGAAACGGTTTGTTCGTGCTTGGCATcatattgataggaagagacatttgggaaggAAGGAGTGTGTTGCTCTCAAAGGTTATACTGATTGGGTGCAAGCTAGAGCTCGTGTTCTcaagatgccttatttactcgaggagtcCTCATTACCTGTTGTTCCACCTTCATCTTCCGTTGTTCTCGTTGAAGATAAGGAGGAATACCAA gatggttggttgatggaaaaggattaCCAGATTCGTCGTCAGGAAGCtcaacttcaacaacatggtgagaAGCAGAAGAGAcagcaagaggatttattttcctctagtggtcaagaagattcagttgcccTGAAGGAAGCTGTCAACAAGTTGATGGTCGAGAAGACTCATATGAAAgctttttatgaagatgaattggaaaaGCTCCATAGGAAGCTACATAAGGGAGATGGCTCTTCATCTGACTTGTTTCCTTTTGGTccatag